In Pedobacter sp. WC2423, the following are encoded in one genomic region:
- a CDS encoding efflux RND transporter periplasmic adaptor subunit, with translation MNLKNNRQSYLTGIAVVIIGMTASCKQQIAKEPAANFTLKGDVITVPAHSALKGKLKFIDIDNEPYSLKMMTAGTVKAIPTQFAEIAPPFQGRVTKSYIRLGMKTTTETPLFEISSPDFIAAQKVFFQEKSQMQQAERTLKRQKDLMANGVGTQKDLEEAQTGYDVEQKEYENAVIGIRIFKANPEKLSLGQALVVHAPITGEVIENKVVLGQFIKDDAASVATVANLNKVWVAGQVKEKDIRYIHEKDECEIEVAALPGKKIRGKVYHVNEIVDEDTRSVQVLIECDNSNHMLKPGMYVSVNFIDAPASAVLIPLKAILQMNDSNFVFVVTATGKYIKRKVETGDTEGNRVVIKSGLTKGERIVSEGGFYLLEAK, from the coding sequence ATGAATCTAAAAAATAACCGTCAGTCATATCTGACTGGCATTGCTGTGGTCATTATCGGAATGACAGCTTCTTGCAAACAGCAAATTGCTAAAGAACCTGCCGCCAATTTCACCTTGAAAGGTGATGTGATTACTGTACCGGCTCATTCGGCGTTGAAAGGTAAACTTAAATTTATAGATATAGATAATGAGCCTTATAGCCTCAAGATGATGACCGCAGGAACGGTAAAAGCGATTCCTACCCAGTTTGCAGAAATTGCGCCGCCTTTTCAGGGACGGGTAACGAAGAGCTATATCAGGTTAGGCATGAAAACAACTACTGAAACGCCCTTGTTTGAAATTAGTTCTCCGGACTTTATTGCCGCACAGAAAGTGTTTTTCCAGGAGAAATCGCAAATGCAGCAGGCAGAGAGAACTTTGAAACGTCAGAAAGATCTGATGGCTAATGGAGTGGGTACACAAAAAGATCTGGAAGAAGCACAAACGGGTTATGATGTAGAGCAAAAGGAATATGAAAATGCAGTTATAGGGATCAGAATATTTAAGGCAAATCCAGAAAAATTGTCTTTAGGGCAGGCTCTTGTCGTACATGCGCCGATTACCGGAGAGGTAATTGAAAATAAAGTGGTTTTAGGACAGTTTATCAAAGACGATGCAGCAAGTGTAGCCACTGTGGCTAACCTGAATAAAGTATGGGTTGCCGGGCAGGTTAAAGAAAAAGACATCCGTTATATCCACGAAAAGGACGAATGCGAGATTGAAGTAGCTGCTTTACCCGGTAAAAAAATTCGGGGAAAGGTGTATCACGTGAACGAAATTGTTGATGAAGATACGCGCAGTGTACAAGTTTTGATTGAATGTGACAATAGCAACCATATGCTTAAGCCGGGCATGTATGTCTCTGTGAATTTTATCGATGCGCCTGCATCTGCCGTGCTTATTCCACTGAAAGCAATCCTGCAAATGAATGATTCGAATTTTGTTTTTGTGGTTACTGCAACTGGTAAATATATTAAAAGAAAGGTGGAAACAGGAGATACAGAAGGGAATCGTGTGGTCATTAAAAGTGGTCTGACCAAAGGCGAAAGGATCGTATCAGAAGGTGGTTTCTATTTATTAGAAGCCAAATAA
- the mgtA gene encoding magnesium-translocating P-type ATPase yields MTIVKKGLKIRALTGNKKMMSNGSDEAAATKLQNVSRSDQDFYLAMLDSSIEGLSAMQAKERLGKFGLNEVHHEKAPAWIKQFIQAFINPFIGILLIIAVISFILDVWLASPGEADYKTVTMVGIMVMVSSLLRFFQEYRSNKAAEQLKSMVKTTATVVRKITGKKELDIKKLVPGDLIILSAGDMIPADCRIVQSKDLFVSQSMLTGESLPVEKRSLAVRDAEDKPLVELDNICFMGTNVVSGYATAIVVNTGNQTYFGSLSKVIVGKRAETNFDKGVNKVSYLLISFMVVMVPLIFLINGFVKGNWWDALLFAIAVAVGLTPEMLPMIVTANLAKGAVSMSKHKVIVKRLNAIQNIGAMDVLCTDKTGTLTLDKILLERHLNIFGQEDEEVLKWAYLNSFHQTGLKNLLDVAVLEHVELHDYLKVEEYFLKVDEIPFDFQRRRMSVVLKQRNGKHLLICKGAVEEMLDLCSHAFDPGDDKELHIESDQVISMDETMRNMILQTSAKLNSEGLRVLLVAIREFDDRALNYAVEDEKKMILTGFIGFLDPAKPSAKVAIEALQKLGVSIKVLTGDNEIVTKKICRDVGIPFDKILLGAEVEKMTDEELKEQVGEVSILAKLSPVQKSRVVKMLQAKGHTVGFMGDGINDAVALRDADLGISVDTAVDIAKESADIILLEKDLMVLRKGVIYGRRTFGNIIKYIKMTASSNFGNMFSMLGASAFLPFLPMLPVQILVQNLLYDVSQISIPWDKMDEDFMEKPKKWEASGIKRFMLYIGPISSVFDYAMFAIMFFVFKANTPEHQSLFQSGWFIEGLLSQTLIVHMIRTRKIPFIQSWATTPVVALTSLIMVVGIFIPFSPFAGALKMEQLPLSYFPWLIGILAGYCLLTQFIKGWYIKRFNQWL; encoded by the coding sequence ATGACTATTGTAAAAAAAGGCTTAAAAATCAGAGCGCTCACAGGCAACAAAAAAATGATGTCCAATGGCAGTGACGAAGCTGCTGCAACTAAACTTCAGAACGTTTCCCGCTCTGATCAGGATTTTTACCTGGCTATGCTGGATAGTTCTATAGAAGGTTTGTCTGCCATGCAGGCCAAAGAACGGTTAGGCAAATTTGGACTGAATGAAGTTCATCATGAAAAAGCTCCGGCATGGATTAAACAATTCATTCAGGCTTTTATAAATCCATTTATTGGTATCCTGCTGATTATTGCCGTCATCTCTTTTATACTGGATGTATGGCTCGCCAGTCCGGGAGAAGCAGACTATAAAACAGTGACCATGGTCGGTATTATGGTAATGGTTAGCTCATTGTTACGGTTTTTTCAGGAATATAGAAGTAATAAGGCTGCTGAGCAGCTTAAAAGTATGGTGAAAACCACAGCTACTGTAGTGCGGAAAATTACAGGAAAGAAGGAGCTGGATATTAAAAAACTTGTACCCGGAGATTTGATTATACTATCGGCAGGAGATATGATCCCCGCAGATTGCCGGATCGTACAATCCAAAGATCTGTTTGTAAGCCAGTCTATGCTGACCGGAGAATCTTTACCTGTAGAAAAAAGAAGCCTTGCAGTAAGGGATGCAGAAGATAAACCATTGGTAGAACTGGATAATATCTGCTTCATGGGAACCAATGTAGTGAGCGGATATGCCACTGCAATTGTGGTCAATACTGGAAATCAAACCTATTTTGGTTCGCTCAGTAAGGTCATTGTAGGCAAACGTGCGGAAACGAATTTTGATAAAGGTGTAAATAAAGTAAGCTACCTGCTAATCAGCTTTATGGTGGTAATGGTGCCTTTGATTTTCCTGATTAATGGCTTTGTTAAAGGTAACTGGTGGGATGCACTTCTTTTTGCAATTGCTGTTGCAGTAGGTTTAACACCAGAAATGCTGCCAATGATCGTCACTGCAAATCTTGCAAAAGGAGCTGTGAGCATGAGTAAGCATAAAGTAATTGTCAAAAGGCTCAATGCCATACAAAATATAGGGGCAATGGATGTGCTGTGTACAGATAAAACAGGAACACTGACCCTGGACAAAATCTTATTGGAAAGGCACCTGAATATTTTTGGACAAGAAGATGAAGAAGTACTCAAATGGGCCTATCTGAATAGTTTTCATCAAACAGGACTGAAAAATCTGCTTGACGTTGCTGTACTGGAACATGTCGAATTGCATGATTATCTGAAAGTTGAAGAGTACTTTTTAAAAGTTGATGAAATCCCTTTTGATTTCCAGCGGCGCAGAATGTCTGTGGTGCTGAAACAACGTAATGGTAAACACCTGCTGATTTGTAAAGGAGCGGTAGAAGAAATGCTGGATCTGTGCAGCCATGCCTTCGATCCCGGAGATGATAAAGAATTGCATATTGAATCTGATCAGGTAATCTCAATGGATGAAACCATGCGGAATATGATTCTTCAGACCTCAGCAAAACTTAATTCAGAAGGGCTGCGAGTACTGCTTGTCGCTATCCGGGAATTTGACGACCGGGCACTGAATTATGCAGTGGAGGATGAAAAAAAAATGATTCTTACTGGTTTTATTGGCTTCCTTGATCCCGCTAAACCTTCAGCCAAAGTAGCTATTGAAGCGCTGCAGAAATTAGGGGTGAGTATTAAAGTTTTGACTGGTGATAATGAGATTGTCACTAAAAAAATATGCCGGGATGTGGGTATTCCTTTCGATAAAATCCTGCTGGGTGCGGAAGTGGAGAAAATGACTGATGAAGAGTTAAAGGAACAAGTAGGGGAGGTTTCTATTCTGGCCAAGTTGAGTCCTGTTCAAAAGTCGCGCGTGGTTAAAATGTTGCAGGCAAAAGGCCATACAGTAGGCTTTATGGGGGATGGTATCAATGACGCTGTAGCCCTTAGAGATGCAGATTTAGGAATCAGTGTAGACACAGCAGTGGATATTGCCAAAGAAAGTGCTGATATTATTTTACTGGAAAAAGACCTGATGGTTTTAAGAAAAGGGGTGATCTATGGCCGCAGAACCTTTGGTAATATTATCAAATATATCAAAATGACTGCCAGCAGTAATTTCGGTAATATGTTCAGCATGTTAGGTGCCAGTGCCTTTCTGCCATTCCTGCCCATGCTTCCTGTACAAATTCTGGTTCAGAACTTATTATATGATGTTTCGCAGATCTCCATTCCATGGGACAAAATGGATGAAGATTTTATGGAGAAACCTAAAAAATGGGAGGCCTCAGGAATTAAAAGATTCATGCTTTATATAGGCCCGATCAGCTCTGTATTTGACTATGCGATGTTTGCAATTATGTTTTTCGTTTTCAAAGCGAATACTCCTGAACATCAGAGCCTGTTTCAAAGTGGCTGGTTTATCGAAGGATTATTGTCTCAAACACTGATTGTACATATGATCAGGACACGTAAGATACCTTTTATTCAGAGCTGGGCAACCACGCCCGTTGTTGCTTTGACCTCGCTGATTATGGTGGTGGGGATTTTTATACCTTTTTCACCTTTCGCAGGTGCATTAAAAATGGAGCAATTGCCATTGAGTTATTTCCCATGGTTGATTGGAATCCTGGCTGGTTACTGTCTGCTTACACAATTTATTAAAGGATGGTATATCAAAAGATTTAACCAATGGCTATAA
- a CDS encoding MgtC/SapB family protein gives MSSDGMLAKLKERGHAMTIFEFTLRLAIAFALGAAIGTERQWRQRMAGLRTNMLVCLGACMFVSLGVKVGGDASGRVISYVVSGIGFLGAGVIMKDGLNVRGLNTAATLWCSAAVGAACGLGFIPEAAIVTTFVILTHVIMRPVGVKLSRLPLKSTQIPVAYLLIIKCRQDVENHLRVLLLQFTSNDEKLLLRSLKSTDDGDPGKAVITAEILANSNEDLIMERIAGRLTIEREVSEVSWNKAGDENDL, from the coding sequence ATGTCTTCAGACGGAATGCTCGCCAAATTAAAAGAAAGGGGGCACGCTATGACAATATTTGAGTTTACGCTGAGGCTCGCCATTGCTTTTGCACTAGGGGCTGCAATTGGGACTGAACGCCAGTGGAGACAACGAATGGCAGGATTAAGGACAAATATGCTGGTTTGCTTAGGCGCTTGTATGTTCGTTTCTCTGGGCGTAAAAGTTGGTGGTGATGCTTCCGGAAGAGTGATTTCTTATGTAGTTAGTGGAATTGGTTTCCTGGGTGCAGGTGTTATTATGAAGGACGGCCTGAACGTCAGGGGGCTAAATACAGCGGCCACTTTATGGTGTTCTGCCGCAGTTGGTGCCGCTTGCGGACTGGGGTTTATTCCTGAGGCAGCAATCGTTACAACTTTTGTAATTCTGACCCATGTGATTATGCGTCCGGTTGGCGTGAAATTAAGCCGTCTTCCATTAAAGAGTACCCAGATTCCTGTGGCTTACCTGCTGATTATCAAATGCAGACAGGATGTAGAGAATCATTTGAGAGTGTTGCTGCTCCAGTTTACCAGTAATGACGAGAAGCTACTCCTCAGATCCCTTAAAAGCACAGACGATGGTGATCCGGGCAAGGCTGTAATTACTGCCGAAATACTCGCCAATAGTAATGAAGACCTCATTATGGAACGGATTGCAGGCCGCTTGACTATTGAGCGCGAGGTTTCTGAAGTGAGCTGGAATAAGGCCGGAGACGAAAATGACCTTTAA
- a CDS encoding RNA polymerase sigma factor, producing the protein MISNSFPYQVNDHKSSLKTFALNFTKNMDDADDLVQETLLKAIRYSKLYVEGTNLKGWLYTIMRNTFINDYRRTVKQRSIIDTTEEINSAQLYKSASHNQANNKFISDDVNKALATLSTEYYTPFIKYFEGYKYHEIADMLNIPIGTVKTRIHVARQLLKSNLKIYNQEFKKTNKYN; encoded by the coding sequence ATGATCAGTAATTCTTTCCCCTACCAAGTTAATGACCACAAGTCTTCTTTGAAAACTTTCGCCCTGAATTTCACAAAAAACATGGACGATGCTGATGACTTAGTTCAGGAAACATTATTAAAAGCTATTCGTTACTCCAAACTCTATGTAGAAGGAACTAACCTAAAAGGATGGCTATATACAATCATGAGAAATACGTTTATAAATGATTATAGAAGGACAGTAAAACAACGCAGTATCATTGATACAACCGAAGAGATCAATTCCGCTCAGCTCTATAAAAGTGCATCGCATAATCAGGCCAATAACAAATTTATCAGTGACGACGTAAATAAAGCTCTGGCGACGTTAAGTACTGAATATTACACCCCTTTCATCAAATATTTTGAAGGTTACAAATATCATGAAATAGCAGACATGCTGAATATCCCTATTGGTACTGTTAAAACCAGAATTCACGTTGCACGCCAACTATTGAAAAGCAATTTAAAAATCTACAATCAGGAATTTAAGAAAACAAACAAGTATAACTAA
- a CDS encoding FMN-binding negative transcriptional regulator has protein sequence MYIPKYFEFEDEAEKIAFMKQYSFATIVTTKAGFPIATQLPFLVTESDGKVVLSAHFALANEQTGYIEENTSLVIFSEPHAYISPAHYDRVESVPTWDYIAVHAYGKAKIVGDEDAKLKALEQMILFYEPGYLQQWNKLSDKFKRGMIRGIVMFDLEVSDLQGQKKISQNKTEVERERIAAHLEKSDMSSEKVIAEFIRKG, from the coding sequence ATGTATATACCTAAATATTTTGAGTTTGAAGATGAGGCTGAAAAGATCGCCTTTATGAAGCAATATAGTTTCGCAACTATTGTAACTACGAAAGCTGGGTTTCCTATAGCTACTCAGCTTCCTTTTTTGGTCACGGAAAGTGATGGTAAAGTAGTGTTGAGTGCACATTTTGCTTTGGCTAATGAACAGACCGGTTATATTGAGGAGAATACTTCTCTGGTTATTTTTTCTGAGCCGCATGCTTATATTTCTCCTGCGCATTATGACAGGGTTGAGAGTGTTCCTACGTGGGATTATATCGCTGTACATGCTTATGGAAAGGCGAAAATTGTAGGGGATGAAGATGCAAAATTGAAAGCTTTGGAACAGATGATCTTATTTTATGAGCCGGGTTATCTGCAGCAGTGGAATAAGTTATCTGATAAGTTTAAAAGGGGAATGATAAGGGGGATTGTTATGTTTGATCTGGAGGTTTCTGATTTACAGGGCCAGAAAAAGATAAGCCAGAATAAAACTGAGGTGGAACGGGAAAGGATAGCTGCTCATCTGGAAAAGAGCGATATGAGTTCTGAAAAGGTAATAGCAGAATTTATAAGAAAGGGATAG
- a CDS encoding ATP-binding protein, with protein sequence MKIRAKLLLLFLTLFGALLLAFAVFIYISTAQSRKDQYYKHLKREAITKANLLFDAKVPATVLQLIYKNSLNSLFEEEVAVYDTSFNLLYHDAVQIDKVKETRQMINQIILQKEITFEQGSLQVAGLLYLHKGKVYVITAAANDKYGLTRLEEFKYTLIISFIIIISLTIAAGYYFVGKALNPVAEIVDKVEEITATNLYKRVHVKNERDEIGELAITFNNMLDRLEQSFDSQRSFVSNISHELRTPLATIVGELQLALIRERSVREYKEVIRLSLSDAQRLVKLSNGLLDLAKASYDQTTVSMKVLRTDELLMDAREAVLKGVEDYKIDIVFDKEIDDDSEISVRGNEYLLKVAFINLMENACKFSADHRCVVSINFDRGSVILGFRDCGIGIEGEEIDKVFSAFYRGKNKGFSAGNGIGLSLTEKIVGMHQGEIKVKSVVGVGSEFTIVMAHVAVSSDR encoded by the coding sequence ATGAAAATAAGAGCGAAACTTTTGTTGTTATTTTTAACGCTTTTTGGTGCTTTGCTTTTGGCATTTGCAGTGTTTATTTATATTTCTACAGCGCAGAGCAGGAAGGATCAATATTATAAGCATCTTAAAAGAGAGGCAATTACGAAAGCAAATTTGCTTTTTGATGCGAAAGTTCCGGCTACGGTATTGCAGTTGATTTATAAGAATTCTTTAAATTCTTTGTTTGAGGAAGAGGTGGCTGTTTACGATACTTCGTTCAATTTATTGTATCATGATGCGGTACAGATTGATAAGGTTAAAGAGACCAGACAGATGATCAATCAGATTATTCTTCAGAAGGAAATAACTTTTGAGCAGGGGTCTTTGCAGGTGGCAGGGCTTTTATATCTGCATAAGGGGAAGGTATATGTGATTACTGCAGCGGCAAATGATAAGTATGGGTTGACACGTTTGGAGGAGTTTAAGTATACTTTGATTATTTCTTTTATCATTATTATCAGTTTGACGATTGCCGCGGGTTATTATTTTGTGGGGAAAGCACTGAATCCGGTTGCAGAGATTGTGGATAAGGTGGAAGAGATTACTGCGACTAATTTGTATAAGCGGGTACATGTCAAGAATGAACGGGATGAGATTGGTGAGCTGGCTATTACTTTTAATAATATGCTGGATAGGTTGGAGCAGTCGTTTGATAGTCAGCGAAGTTTTGTGAGTAATATTTCTCATGAGCTGAGAACTCCGCTGGCAACTATTGTCGGGGAGCTGCAGCTGGCTTTAATCAGGGAGCGCAGTGTTAGAGAGTATAAGGAGGTGATCCGCTTATCGCTGAGTGATGCGCAAAGGTTAGTAAAGTTGTCTAATGGTTTACTTGATCTGGCAAAAGCGAGTTATGATCAGACGACGGTAAGTATGAAGGTTTTAAGGACGGATGAGTTGTTGATGGATGCAAGGGAGGCGGTTCTTAAGGGGGTTGAGGATTATAAGATTGATATTGTTTTTGATAAAGAGATTGATGATGATAGTGAGATTTCTGTCAGGGGAAATGAGTATTTGCTGAAGGTGGCGTTTATTAATCTGATGGAGAATGCGTGTAAGTTTTCTGCTGATCATCGTTGTGTGGTGAGTATCAATTTTGACCGGGGGTCGGTTATCCTTGGGTTCAGGGATTGTGGGATAGGGATTGAGGGTGAGGAGATTGATAAGGTGTTTTCTGCTTTTTACAGGGGAAAGAATAAGGGGTTTAGTGCTGGGAACGGGATAGGGTTATCGCTGACGGAAAAGATTGTGGGGATGCATCAGGGGGAGATTAAAGTGAAGTCGGTTGTTGGGGTTGGGAGTGAGTTTACCATTGTCATGGCACATGTGGCTGTTTCTTCAGATAGGTAA
- a CDS encoding response regulator transcription factor yields MDILVIEDEQRVAELIKKGLEELGFHITLAFDGEMGKKLALTKTYDLILMDLILPKINGIDLCKEVRVARPDIPIIMLTALGTTDDKVEGFDAGADDYLVKPFDFRELHARIRALIKRNQTQNNTFNQGFILRFADLEMNLETKLVKRNDVQIDLTPKEFRLLEYMMGNSERVLSRTEIAEKVWDTFDSGTNFIDVYINYLRKKIDKNYEVKLIHTKPGMGFIFKEG; encoded by the coding sequence ATGGACATACTGGTTATTGAAGATGAACAAAGAGTAGCTGAACTGATTAAAAAAGGATTGGAAGAACTTGGATTTCATATCACCCTTGCCTTTGATGGAGAAATGGGAAAGAAGCTTGCGCTGACTAAAACTTACGATCTGATTCTCATGGATTTAATTCTTCCGAAGATCAACGGCATTGATCTCTGTAAGGAAGTGCGCGTGGCCAGGCCGGATATTCCTATTATTATGCTGACTGCTTTAGGGACTACGGATGATAAAGTGGAGGGTTTTGATGCTGGTGCAGATGATTATCTGGTTAAGCCTTTTGATTTCAGAGAGCTGCATGCCAGGATACGTGCTTTAATTAAAAGAAATCAGACACAGAACAATACTTTCAATCAGGGGTTTATTTTACGTTTTGCAGATTTGGAAATGAACCTGGAAACCAAGCTGGTTAAAAGGAATGATGTGCAGATAGATCTGACGCCTAAAGAGTTTCGTTTGCTTGAATATATGATGGGAAATTCTGAAAGGGTGTTATCCAGAACTGAAATTGCAGAGAAGGTTTGGGATACATTTGATTCTGGAACAAATTTCATTGATGTGTATATCAATTATTTAAGGAAGAAGATAGATAAGAATTACGAAGTTAAACTGATTCATACTAAACCTGGAATGGGTTTTATATTTAAAGAGGGATGA